One window of Paenibacillus sp. FSL K6-3182 genomic DNA carries:
- a CDS encoding glutamate synthase subunit beta: MSTPTGFMEFQRELPADRDPLERIKDWQEFHKHFSDEQLKTQGARCMDCGTPYCHTGIELAGSVSGCPVNNLIPEWNNLIYRGLWREALDRLHKTNNFPEFTGRVCPAPCEGSCTVGLIGDAVTIKTIEQAIIDRGFEEGWVVPQPPKVRTGKRIAVVGSGPAGMATAAQLNRAGHTVTVYERADRIGGLLTYGIPTMKLEKHVVQRRVDIMAAEGVEFVTNTEIGKDITASELVNNFDAVVLCGGSTRARDVEMEGRDLNGVHMAMDYLNGTIKSYLDSNLEDGNYISAKDKDVIVIGGGDTGSDCVATALRHGCKSVTQFGTHAKAPLVRDNDKNPWPQFPNVYTLDYAHEEAKALFGEDPRAFSVLTKKFVGDGNGNLKELHTVQIERTVDETGRKIYSEIPGTEKVWPADLVFIAVGFEGPETTLIEQLGLAQDRRTNVKATYGKYNTNVDKVFAAGDMRRGQSLVVWAINEGREAAREVDKYLMGSSMLP; this comes from the coding sequence ATGTCTACACCTACTGGTTTTATGGAATTTCAGCGCGAATTGCCGGCCGATCGCGACCCGCTAGAGCGTATCAAAGACTGGCAAGAGTTTCATAAGCATTTTTCGGATGAGCAGTTAAAAACACAAGGCGCTCGCTGCATGGACTGTGGTACACCATATTGCCACACAGGCATTGAGCTGGCAGGTTCGGTTTCAGGTTGCCCCGTAAACAATCTCATTCCAGAATGGAATAATTTGATTTATCGCGGATTATGGCGTGAAGCGCTAGACCGTCTGCATAAAACAAATAATTTTCCTGAATTCACTGGCCGCGTTTGTCCAGCACCGTGTGAGGGATCTTGTACGGTTGGTTTAATAGGCGATGCTGTAACGATCAAAACGATCGAACAAGCAATCATTGATCGCGGGTTTGAAGAGGGCTGGGTTGTTCCACAACCGCCAAAAGTCCGCACAGGCAAACGGATTGCCGTTGTAGGCTCTGGTCCTGCTGGAATGGCAACTGCTGCACAACTGAATAGAGCAGGACATACCGTAACCGTATATGAGCGCGCAGATCGCATCGGCGGCTTGCTAACCTATGGTATCCCTACAATGAAGCTTGAGAAACATGTTGTTCAGCGCCGTGTTGATATTATGGCAGCAGAAGGCGTTGAGTTTGTAACGAATACAGAGATCGGCAAAGATATTACAGCTTCTGAGCTAGTTAATAACTTTGACGCAGTCGTTCTTTGCGGAGGCTCGACAAGAGCTCGCGACGTTGAAATGGAAGGCCGCGATTTGAACGGTGTTCACATGGCAATGGATTACTTGAATGGCACAATTAAGAGCTATTTGGATTCGAATCTTGAAGATGGAAACTATATTTCCGCGAAAGACAAGGACGTTATCGTTATTGGCGGCGGAGATACTGGATCGGACTGCGTGGCTACAGCACTGCGTCACGGCTGTAAGTCGGTTACGCAATTCGGCACACATGCGAAAGCGCCGCTAGTGCGAGACAACGATAAAAATCCATGGCCGCAATTCCCGAATGTGTACACGCTGGATTATGCACATGAGGAAGCAAAAGCTCTATTTGGTGAAGATCCTCGCGCGTTTTCTGTACTAACGAAGAAATTTGTTGGCGATGGCAATGGAAACCTTAAAGAGCTTCATACTGTTCAAATTGAACGTACGGTTGATGAGACTGGACGTAAAATATATAGTGAAATTCCAGGAACAGAAAAAGTATGGCCTGCAGATCTTGTATTTATTGCAGTAGGTTTTGAAGGCCCTGAAACGACGCTGATTGAGCAGCTTGGTCTTGCACAAGACCGTCGTACAAACGTAAAAGCGACTTATGGCAAATACAACACTAATGTGGATAAAGTATTTGCTGCAGGCGACATGCGCCGTGGTCAAAGCTTAGTGGTTTGGGCGATTAATGAAGGTCGCGAGGCCGCTCGTGAAGTGGATAAATATTTGATGGGATCATCGATGCTTCCTTAA
- a CDS encoding dihydrofolate reductase, whose protein sequence is MNITLIAAMDRNRTIGIGNKLPWRLPAEMAFFKKMTIGKTVLMGRKTFESLPKPLVDRKNVVLTRQTDFHPEGCEIVHSIKEALELYTAEELVVIGGADIYEQFLPFANQILLTKVEADIEGGDAFFPAFSDLQWKLVESESRDSDEKNKYAFTFQTFIRSEV, encoded by the coding sequence ATGAATATTACTTTGATTGCCGCTATGGATCGCAATAGAACTATAGGAATAGGAAACAAGCTGCCATGGCGTTTGCCAGCAGAAATGGCTTTTTTCAAGAAGATGACGATTGGTAAAACGGTACTCATGGGCCGTAAGACGTTTGAATCACTGCCTAAGCCATTGGTTGATCGTAAAAATGTCGTATTGACTCGTCAAACGGATTTCCACCCTGAGGGCTGTGAAATCGTACATTCGATTAAAGAAGCGCTAGAATTATATACAGCTGAAGAGCTTGTTGTTATAGGCGGTGCTGATATTTACGAGCAGTTTCTGCCCTTCGCTAATCAAATATTGCTTACAAAAGTGGAAGCAGATATTGAAGGCGGAGATGCATTTTTTCCTGCATTCTCTGATTTGCAGTGGAAGCTTGTGGAAAGCGAGAGCAGAGATAGTGATGAAAAAAACAAGTATGCTTTCACGTTTCAAACGTTTATTCGGTCGGAAGTATAG